One genomic window of Terriglobia bacterium includes the following:
- a CDS encoding ribonuclease H-like domain-containing protein, giving the protein MGQPSTLVIDIETVGQDPDGMSTRAREILLDVPTDEDRQKVLSSLGLDPCTGRIICIGVHWLELERSRAYCQPDERELLANFWSDMGQIRPQRFVTFNGKSFDFPYINIRSAIMGVPIPRDILLDTRRFSTERHFDVREVLTNFERYRKGTLEFFCEIFGVDSPKNGINGSKVGDYFKQGRLQEIAHYCLADCKATGELYQRLKNYYR; this is encoded by the coding sequence ATGGGACAGCCGTCGACACTAGTCATCGATATCGAAACGGTCGGGCAGGACCCGGACGGTATGTCCACTCGCGCGCGAGAAATACTTCTGGACGTGCCTACCGACGAGGACCGGCAGAAGGTGCTCTCGTCGCTCGGCCTGGACCCCTGCACCGGCAGAATCATCTGTATCGGCGTGCACTGGCTCGAGCTCGAGCGGTCGCGCGCCTATTGCCAGCCCGACGAGCGCGAACTGCTGGCCAACTTCTGGTCCGACATGGGCCAGATCCGGCCGCAGCGGTTCGTGACCTTCAACGGGAAGTCGTTCGATTTTCCCTACATCAATATCCGGAGCGCCATCATGGGCGTACCGATCCCCCGCGATATCCTTCTCGATACCCGCCGCTTCAGCACCGAGCGTCATTTCGACGTCCGCGAAGTCCTCACCAACTTCGAGCGCTACCGCAAGGGCACGCTGGAATTCTTCTGCGAGATTTTCGGTGTCGATTCACCCAAAAACGGCATCAACGGCAGCAAAGTCGGGGATTATTTCAAGCAGGGACGCCTCCAGGAAATCGCACATTATTGTCTCGCCGATTGTAAAGCGACGGGCGAGCTGTATCAGCGATTGAAAAATTACTACAGATAA
- a CDS encoding FecR domain-containing protein, whose translation MNTIVFALMMQVASTSFIVSTKAGVVNYVQGAATVKMATVAKPGVPIGTGPNGRLEILLNPGSYLRMGANSQVILDKVQFDDMAIHVVQGSALVEASGFSKDLPLTVTTGNLHMQIIKDGIYLFSDGRVTVVEGKIRDAGNSLVYGKGFQLSDDQGYRARKVQTFTTALELWSQQRDSQIASANANIARSLNSTAGVPYGSFQDVWLWSQLLGSFIYMPGGRYRSPYGYTYTQIVPVYNGGGGYGGGGRSNSGTIASNNNGNTNTGGGGGGAFTAASAAGRGGGPGGSAGGISSAGSGGGGGRPSGPARSVSK comes from the coding sequence ATGAACACCATCGTGTTTGCGTTGATGATGCAGGTGGCCAGCACGTCCTTCATCGTTTCAACCAAGGCCGGCGTGGTGAATTATGTGCAGGGCGCGGCGACAGTCAAAATGGCGACCGTTGCAAAGCCAGGCGTGCCGATCGGAACCGGCCCCAACGGCCGGCTGGAAATTCTATTGAATCCCGGCTCGTACCTGCGGATGGGTGCCAACTCGCAGGTCATTCTGGACAAAGTGCAGTTCGACGACATGGCGATTCACGTCGTGCAAGGGTCCGCTCTGGTTGAAGCCTCCGGCTTCAGTAAAGACCTCCCGCTGACGGTCACCACCGGTAACCTGCACATGCAGATCATCAAGGACGGCATCTATCTCTTCAGTGACGGACGAGTCACTGTCGTGGAAGGAAAGATCCGCGATGCCGGCAACAGCCTCGTCTACGGCAAAGGCTTCCAGCTTTCGGATGATCAAGGGTACCGCGCCCGGAAAGTGCAGACCTTCACGACGGCTCTGGAGCTTTGGAGCCAGCAGCGTGACTCGCAGATTGCGTCGGCCAACGCGAACATCGCGAGGAGCCTGAATTCGACGGCCGGAGTACCTTACGGTTCATTCCAGGACGTCTGGCTGTGGTCTCAGTTGCTCGGGTCCTTTATTTACATGCCGGGTGGGCGATACCGTTCGCCTTACGGATACACCTACACGCAGATCGTACCCGTCTACAACGGCGGAGGCGGATATGGCGGTGGCGGGCGCTCCAACAGCGGCACCATTGCTTCAAACAATAACGGCAATACGAACACTGGCGGCGGGGGCGGCGGTGCCTTTACCGCGGCGTCGGCTGCAGGCCGTGGCGGTGGTCCCGGGGGCTCCGCCGGTGGAATCAGCAGCGCCGGGTCCGGCGGTGGGGGCGGAAGGCCGTCCGGTCCTGCAAGATCGGTATCGAAGTAA